One window of the Epinephelus moara isolate mb chromosome 24, YSFRI_EMoa_1.0, whole genome shotgun sequence genome contains the following:
- the hcfc1a gene encoding host cell factor 1a isoform X3 has protein sequence MSAPGSAVSGTTASVLQPRWKRVLGWSGPVPRPRHGHRAVAIKELMVVFGGGNEGIVDELHVYNTATNQWFIPAVRGDIPPGCAAYGFVCDGTRLLVFGGMVEYGKYSNDLYELQASRWEWKKLKAKNPKNGPPPCPRLGHSFSLVGNKCYLFGGLANDSEDPKNNIPRYLNDLYTLELRAGSSVVGWDIPITYGVLPPPRESHTAVVYTEKTSRKSRLIIYGGMSGCRLGDLWTLDIDTLTWNKPSVSGTAPLPRSLHSATTITNKMYVFGGWVPLVMDDVKVATHEKEWKCTNTLACLNLDSMCWETVLMDTLEDNIPRARAGHCAVAINSRLYVWSGRDGYRKAWNNQVCCKDLWYLETERPHAPARVQLVRANTNSLEVSWGAVSTADTYLLQLQKYDIPATPAAASPAMSATPVQPLNSPKSPAPAAAAPSAQSLPQTAVLKVAAQQSATGTSVVTVRPSQPGKSPVTVTSLPPGVRMVVPAQTTQGSPIGSSPQMSGMAALAAAAAATQKIPPSSAGTVLNVPAGATILKTVAVSPGTTTVKMASPVMVSNPATRMLKTAAAQVGTATASSPTTTRPIITVHKSGAVTVAQQAQVVTTVVGGVTKTITLVKSPLTMGSSGTLTKGPLPAGTILKLVTSADGKPTTIITTSQAGGTGNKPTILNISGVSPTTTKQGTTIIKTIPMSAIMTQPGATGVTSSAGMKTPITILTTKVMTTGTPGKIITAVPKLATAAGQQGLTQVVLKGAPGQPGTILRTVPMSTVGGVRLVTPVTVSAVKPTVTTLVVKGTTGVTTLGTVTGTVSSSLAGGTVDSSNASLVTPITTLGTIATLSSQVISPAAITVSAAQTSLTSASALPSSTMTVQNQPTQVTLITTPSGVEAQPVQDLPVSILASPTSEQPSSTEAGAAGEGSGTVTLVCSNPPCETHETGTTNTATTSSATMGAEKVCSNPPCETHETGTTNTATTSSATIKAGQVCSNPPCETHETGTTNTATTASSNMSTPRVCSNPPCETHETGTTNTATTASANMGGVQQICSNPPCETHVTGTTNTSTQASSNMNAGQTNTVQRVCSNPPCETHETGTTNTPSTATSSMGGDQTSTATGQVQRVCSNPPCETHETGTTNTATTATCSMETGEGTAAQQTEEATEGTSSTEAASTTAATGMVTTTQGRAITTVTQSTPAPGPSVPSISSITESVSTAASSTEEPMQTDETASAEAAPAVEGATAMETQAEGEAATATALNLPSELMSEGQGATLMVTGLSDEELAVTAAAEAAAQAAATEEAQALAIQAVLQAAQQAVMNEGDSTGESQQPTNIPIMLTQQELAALVQQQQQLQLQEAQAAAQQASVDTNLPTEGLAPADSLNDPSVESNGHNEMAAAVTSAVASLLPRTTAETLAPSSTFAPSVSVASPAKLQAAAALAEVANGIEGEKQAPQPTPVKPVVKKENQWFDVGIVKVTNMVVTHFYVPGDDSQGDDDSGIMPDYSQMKKMELQPGTAYKFRVAGINACGRGAFSEISAFKTCLPGFPGAPCAIKISKSPDGAHLTWEPPSVTSGKIIEYSVYLAIQSNQTAEAKASTPAQLAFMRVYCGPNPSCLVQSSSLSNAHIDYTTKPAIIFRIAARNEKGYGPATQVRWLQESGKDAASAKPAPKRPGTSPDTKATGPKKARTDQ, from the exons ATGTCTGCCCCTGGGTCCGCGGTGTCTGGGACCACGGCGTCGGTTCTGCAGCCGCGGTGGAAACGGGTCCTCGGATGGTCCGGTCCCGTTCCCCGGCCCAGACATGGTCACAGAGCTGTGGCTATAAAGGAGCTTATGGTTGTCTTTGGCGGTGGAAACGAAGGGATTGTGGATGAATTACATGTATACAACACTG CAACAAACCAGTGGTTTATCCCAGCAGTCCGTGGTGATATTCCCCCTGGTTGTGCTGCATATGGGTTTGTCTGTGATGGCACAAGACTGCTGGTGTTTGGTGGAATGGTGGAGTATGGAAAGTACAGCAATGATCTCTATGAACTACAG gCCAGCAGATGGGAATGGAAAAAGTTGAAAGCAAAAAACCCGAAGAATGGCCCCCCTCCTTGTCCTCGACTCGGTCACAGTTTTTCCCTGGTTGGCAACAAATGCTATCTGTTTGGTGGACTAGCCAATGACAGTGAGGACCCAAAAAACAACATTCCCAG ATACCTGAATGATCTGTACACACTTGAGCTTCGTGCGGGTTCCAGTGTGGTTGGATGGGATATTCCAATCACATATGGAGTTCTGCCTCCTCCCCGTGAGAGCCACACTGCTGTGGTatacacagaaaagacgagcaGGAAATCTCGCCTGATAATCTATGGAGGGATGAGCGGTTGTCGCCTTGGAGATCTGTGGACTCTCGATATTG ATACCCTGACATGGAACAAACCATCAGTAAGTGGGACTGCACCGCTCCCCAGAAGTCTTCACTCTGCCACCACCATCACAAACAA GATGTATGTTTTTGGAGGGTGGGTTCCACTGGTGATGGACGATGTCAAAGTGGCCACACATGAGAAGGAGTGGAAGTGCACAAACACTCTTGCCTGCCTAAATCTAG ACTCCATGTGCTGGGAGACAGTGTTGATGGATACTCTCGAAGACAACATCCCTAGGGCCCGTGCTGGCCACTGCGCTGTGGCCATCAACTCCAGACTCTACGTTTGGAGCGGCCGTGATGGTTATCGTAAAGCTTGGAACAACCAAGTCTGTTGTAAAGACCTCTGGTACCTGGAAACAG aGCGACCACACGCCCCTGCTAGGGTGCAGTTAGTCCGTGCCAACACAAACTCTCTTGAGGTGAGCTGGGGCGCCGTCTCAACTGCTGACACCTACTTACTGCAGCTGCAGAAATATGACATCCCTGCAACTCCAGCTGCAGCCTCGCCAGCCATGAGTGCCACCCCCGTGCAGCCTCTGAACTCTCCAAAGAGCCCCGCGCCGGCTGCTGCAGCACCCTCTGCTCAAAGCCTACCCCAGACAG ctgtttTGAAGGTTGCCGCTCAACAGTCTGCCACAGGCACATCTGTTGTCACAGTCCGCCCCAGCCAGCCTGGGAAATCCCCCGTCACTGTGACATCTCTTCCGCCAGGTGTTCGAATGGTAGTTCCTGCCCAAACCACCCAAGGATCG CCAATTGGAAGTAGCCCTCAGATGAGTGGCATGGCAgctttagcagcagcagctgcagcaacacaGAAGATACCACCTTCCTCTGCTGGCACTGTCCTCAATGTTCCCGCAGGTGCCACAATTCTCAAAACAGTAGCCGTTTCCCCTGGCACAACCACAGTGAAAATGGCCTCTCCAGTCATG GTCAGTAACCCAGCCACCCGGATGCTGAAAACTGCTGCAGCCCAGGTGGGCACAGCAACTGCGTCCTCTCCCACCACCACCAGACCCATCATCACTGTGCACAAGTCCGGTGCAGTCACAGTGGCACAGCAGGCCCAGGTGGTAACCACTGTGGTTGGAGGAGTCACCAAGACCATCACCTTGGTCAAGAGTCCCCTCACAATGGGCAGCAGTGGCACTCTG ACAAAGGGTCCCCTCCCAGCCGGCACCATCCTGAAGCTGGTGACCTCTGCAGATGGCAAGCCCACAACCATCATCACCACTTCCCAGGCAGGAGGCACAGGAAACAAGCCCACAATCCTCAACATCAGCGGTGTCTCTCCTACCACCACTAAGCAAGGCACCACCATCATAAAGACCATCCCCATGTCGGCCATCATGACACAGCCTGGAGCCACAG GTGTAACAAGCAGTGCAGGCATGAAAACGCCCATCACAATCCTTACCACAAAGGTGATGACCACTGGAACGcctggtaaaatcatcactgcagTGCCCAAACTTGCCACTGCCGCTGGCCAACAGGGACTGACGCAG GTGGTTTTGAAGGGTGCTCCAGGGCAGCCTGGCACTATTTTGCGCACTGTGCCCATGAGCACAGTCGGTGGTGTTCGACTTGTTACACCAGTGACGGTGTCTGCTGTTAAACCCACTGTCACCACTCTGGTTGTCAAGGGGACTACTG GTGTCACCACTCTTGGGACAGTCACTGGCACAGTCTCCTCAAGCCTGGCAGGAGGCACGGTGGACAGTTCCAATGCCTCTCTGGTCACCCCCATCACCACACTGGGAACCATTGCTACCCTGTCCAGCCAGGTCATCAGCCCAGCTGCCATAACTGTGTCAGCTGCTCAGACCAGCCTGACCTCTGCCTCCGCATTGCCCTCCTCTACCATGACAGTGCAG AACCAGCCCACCCAGGTGACTCTGATCACAACTCCCAGTGGTGTAGAAGCTCAACCAGTGCAGGATCTCCCAGTGTCCATCCTGGCTTCACCAACCTCCGAGCAGCCCAGCTCCACTGAGGCTGGAGCAGCTGGAGAAGGCTCTGGGACCGTCACCCTCGTCTGCTCTAACCCGCCCTGCGAGACCCATGAGACCGGAACCACCAACACAGCAACCACCTCTTCTGCCACCATGGGAGCAGAAAAGGTTTGCTCTAACCCGCCCTGCGAGACCCACGAGACCGGAACCACCAACACAGCCACCACCTCCTCTGCTACAATTAAAGCAGGACAAGTGTGCTCTAACCCGCCATGTGAGACCCATGAAACAGGCACCACCAACACAGCCACAACTGCATCATCAAACATGTCTACGCCGCGTGTGTGCTCCAATCCACCATGCGAGACCCATGAAACTGGGACAACTAACACAGCAACCACAGCATCGGCTAATATGGGAGGAGTCCAGCAGATTTGCTCCAACCCACCCTGTGAGACTCACGTGACCGGCACCACCAACACATCCACCCAGGCATCATCTAACATGAATGCAGGCCAAACGAACACCGTGCAGAGGGTTTGCTCCAACCCGCCCTGCGAAACACACGAGACAGGGACCACCAACACCCCGTCCACAGCCACCTCCAGCATGGGAGGTGACCAGACCAGCACAGCTACAGGCCAGGTCCAGAGGGTTTGCTCCAACCCGCCCTGTGAAACACATGAAACCGGGACCACCAACACAGCCACCACTGCCACCTGCAGCATGGAGACAGGCGAAGGCACAG CAGCCCAGCAGACAGAGGAGGCAACAGAAGGTACCAGCAGCACAGAAGCGGCCTCCACCACTGCCGCAACTGGCATGGTTACCACCACCCAGGGCAGGGCCATCACAACTGTCACTCAGTCTACACCAGCTCCTGGACCCTCTGTACCT TCGATCTCATCAATCACAGAGAGCGTGAGTACTGCTGCCAGCTCCACAGAGGAACCGATGCAAACTGATGAGACGGCATCAGCAGAAGCTGCACCTGCAGTGGAGGGAGCCACCGCGATGGAGACGCAAGCAGAG GGAGAAGCAGCCACAGCTACAGCCTTGAATCTGCCCTCAGAGCTGATGTCTGAGGGTCAGGGTGCCACACTCATGGTGACAGGGCTGTCGGACGAGGAGCTGGCTGTTACTGCAGCGGCAGAGGCTGCTGCTCAGGCAGCAGCTACTGAAGAAGCCCAGGCTCTCGCTATCCAGGCTGTGCTCCAGGCAGCCCAGCAAGCCGTAATGA ATGAAGGTGATTCCACTGGAGAGAGCCAGCAACCCACCAACATCCCCATCATGTTGACCCAGCAGGAGCTCGCAGCACTGgtccaacagcagcagcagctgcagctgcaggaggcTCAGGCTGCTGCACAGCAGGCCAGCGTGGACACAAACTTGCCCACTGAAGGTCTCGCCCCTGCTGACAGCCTCAACGACCCTTCTGTCGAGAGCAACGGACACAATGAGATGGCTGCCGCAGTCACCAGTGCTGTGGCGTCACTGCTGCCACGCACCACTGCTGAGA CACTCGCTCCATCAAGCACATTTGCACCCTCTGTATCAGTGGCAAGTCCAGCcaagctgcaagcagcagccGCACTAGCAGAGGTCGCCAATGGGATTGAGGGAGAG AAGCAAGCCCCTCAGCCAACCCCCGTGAAGCCTGTTGTAAAAAAAGAGAACCAGTGGTTTGATGTTGGAATTGTTAAAGTGACAAATATGGTTGTCACACACTTCTATGTGCCAGGAGATGATTCTCAAGGAGAT gatGACTCTGGCATCATGCCAGACTACAGCCAGATGAAGAAAATGGAGCTGCAGCCTGGAACAGCTTACAAGTTCCGTGTTGCAGGAATCAACGCTTGTGGTCGCGGAGCTTTCTCCGAGATTTCTGCTTTCAAAACTTGCCTACCAGGCTTCCCAGGGGCACCCTGCGCCATCAAAATCAGCAAG AGCCCAGATGGTGCCCATCTGACCTGGGAGCCACCCTCAGTGACGTCGGGGAAGATAATCGAATACTCTGTGTACCTGGCTATCCAGAGCAACCAGACAGCTGAAGCCAAGGCCTCCACCCCGGCACAACTAGCCTTCATGCGTGTGTACTGTGGACCCAACCCCTCTTGCTTGGTGCAGTCGTCCAGCCTCTCCAACGCCCACATTGACTACACCACCAAGCCAGCCATCATCTTCCGCATCGCCGCCCGCAATGAGAAGGGCTACGGTCCCGCCACCCAAGTTCGATGGCTTCAAG AATCCGGCAAAGATGCTGCCTCTGCAAAACCGGCCCCCAAAAGACCAGGCACCTCTCCTGATAC TAAGGCTACTGGTCCAAAGAAAGCAAGGACGGACCAGTGA
- the hcfc1a gene encoding host cell factor 1a isoform X2 gives MSAPGSAVSGTTASVLQPRWKRVLGWSGPVPRPRHGHRAVAIKELMVVFGGGNEGIVDELHVYNTATNQWFIPAVRGDIPPGCAAYGFVCDGTRLLVFGGMVEYGKYSNDLYELQASRWEWKKLKAKNPKNGPPPCPRLGHSFSLVGNKCYLFGGLANDSEDPKNNIPRYLNDLYTLELRAGSSVVGWDIPITYGVLPPPRESHTAVVYTEKTSRKSRLIIYGGMSGCRLGDLWTLDIDTLTWNKPSVSGTAPLPRSLHSATTITNKMYVFGGWVPLVMDDVKVATHEKEWKCTNTLACLNLDSMCWETVLMDTLEDNIPRARAGHCAVAINSRLYVWSGRDGYRKAWNNQVCCKDLWYLETERPHAPARVQLVRANTNSLEVSWGAVSTADTYLLQLQKYDIPATPAAASPAMSATPVQPLNSPKSPAPAAAAPSAQSLPQTAVLKVAAQQSATGTSVVTVRPSQPGKSPVTVTSLPPGVRMVVPAQTTQGSPIGSSPQMSGMAALAAAAAATQKIPPSSAGTVLNVPAGATILKTVAVSPGTTTVKMASPVMVSNPATRMLKTAAAQVGTATASSPTTTRPIITVHKSGAVTVAQQAQVVTTVVGGVTKTITLVKSPLTMGSSGTLISNLGKMMSVVQTKPVQTSAVTGQASTNPLTQIIQTKGPLPAGTILKLVTSADGKPTTIITTSQAGGTGNKPTILNISGVSPTTTKQGTTIIKTIPMSAIMTQPGATGVTSSAGMKTPITILTTKVMTTGTPGKIITAVPKLATAAGQQGLTQVVLKGAPGQPGTILRTVPMSTVGGVRLVTPVTVSAVKPTVTTLVVKGTTGVTTLGTVTGTVSSSLAGGTVDSSNASLVTPITTLGTIATLSSQVISPAAITVSAAQTSLTSASALPSSTMTVQNQPTQVTLITTPSGVEAQPVQDLPVSILASPTSEQPSSTEAGAAGEGSGTVTLVCSNPPCETHETGTTNTATTSSATMGAEKVCSNPPCETHETGTTNTATTSSATIKAGQVCSNPPCETHETGTTNTATTASSNMSTPRVCSNPPCETHETGTTNTATTASANMGGVQQICSNPPCETHVTGTTNTSTQASSNMNAGQTNTVQRVCSNPPCETHETGTTNTPSTATSSMGGDQTSTATGQVQRVCSNPPCETHETGTTNTATTATCSMETGEGTAQQTEEATEGTSSTEAASTTAATGMVTTTQGRAITTVTQSTPAPGPSVPSISSITESVSTAASSTEEPMQTDETASAEAAPAVEGATAMETQAEGEAATATALNLPSELMSEGQGATLMVTGLSDEELAVTAAAEAAAQAAATEEAQALAIQAVLQAAQQAVMNEGDSTGESQQPTNIPIMLTQQELAALVQQQQQLQLQEAQAAAQQASVDTNLPTEGLAPADSLNDPSVESNGHNEMAAAVTSAVASLLPRTTAETLAPSSTFAPSVSVASPAKLQAAAALAEVANGIEGEKQAPQPTPVKPVVKKENQWFDVGIVKVTNMVVTHFYVPGDDSQGDDDSGIMPDYSQMKKMELQPGTAYKFRVAGINACGRGAFSEISAFKTCLPGFPGAPCAIKISKSPDGAHLTWEPPSVTSGKIIEYSVYLAIQSNQTAEAKASTPAQLAFMRVYCGPNPSCLVQSSSLSNAHIDYTTKPAIIFRIAARNEKGYGPATQVRWLQESGKDAASAKPAPKRPGTSPDTKATGPKKARTDQ, from the exons ATGTCTGCCCCTGGGTCCGCGGTGTCTGGGACCACGGCGTCGGTTCTGCAGCCGCGGTGGAAACGGGTCCTCGGATGGTCCGGTCCCGTTCCCCGGCCCAGACATGGTCACAGAGCTGTGGCTATAAAGGAGCTTATGGTTGTCTTTGGCGGTGGAAACGAAGGGATTGTGGATGAATTACATGTATACAACACTG CAACAAACCAGTGGTTTATCCCAGCAGTCCGTGGTGATATTCCCCCTGGTTGTGCTGCATATGGGTTTGTCTGTGATGGCACAAGACTGCTGGTGTTTGGTGGAATGGTGGAGTATGGAAAGTACAGCAATGATCTCTATGAACTACAG gCCAGCAGATGGGAATGGAAAAAGTTGAAAGCAAAAAACCCGAAGAATGGCCCCCCTCCTTGTCCTCGACTCGGTCACAGTTTTTCCCTGGTTGGCAACAAATGCTATCTGTTTGGTGGACTAGCCAATGACAGTGAGGACCCAAAAAACAACATTCCCAG ATACCTGAATGATCTGTACACACTTGAGCTTCGTGCGGGTTCCAGTGTGGTTGGATGGGATATTCCAATCACATATGGAGTTCTGCCTCCTCCCCGTGAGAGCCACACTGCTGTGGTatacacagaaaagacgagcaGGAAATCTCGCCTGATAATCTATGGAGGGATGAGCGGTTGTCGCCTTGGAGATCTGTGGACTCTCGATATTG ATACCCTGACATGGAACAAACCATCAGTAAGTGGGACTGCACCGCTCCCCAGAAGTCTTCACTCTGCCACCACCATCACAAACAA GATGTATGTTTTTGGAGGGTGGGTTCCACTGGTGATGGACGATGTCAAAGTGGCCACACATGAGAAGGAGTGGAAGTGCACAAACACTCTTGCCTGCCTAAATCTAG ACTCCATGTGCTGGGAGACAGTGTTGATGGATACTCTCGAAGACAACATCCCTAGGGCCCGTGCTGGCCACTGCGCTGTGGCCATCAACTCCAGACTCTACGTTTGGAGCGGCCGTGATGGTTATCGTAAAGCTTGGAACAACCAAGTCTGTTGTAAAGACCTCTGGTACCTGGAAACAG aGCGACCACACGCCCCTGCTAGGGTGCAGTTAGTCCGTGCCAACACAAACTCTCTTGAGGTGAGCTGGGGCGCCGTCTCAACTGCTGACACCTACTTACTGCAGCTGCAGAAATATGACATCCCTGCAACTCCAGCTGCAGCCTCGCCAGCCATGAGTGCCACCCCCGTGCAGCCTCTGAACTCTCCAAAGAGCCCCGCGCCGGCTGCTGCAGCACCCTCTGCTCAAAGCCTACCCCAGACAG ctgtttTGAAGGTTGCCGCTCAACAGTCTGCCACAGGCACATCTGTTGTCACAGTCCGCCCCAGCCAGCCTGGGAAATCCCCCGTCACTGTGACATCTCTTCCGCCAGGTGTTCGAATGGTAGTTCCTGCCCAAACCACCCAAGGATCG CCAATTGGAAGTAGCCCTCAGATGAGTGGCATGGCAgctttagcagcagcagctgcagcaacacaGAAGATACCACCTTCCTCTGCTGGCACTGTCCTCAATGTTCCCGCAGGTGCCACAATTCTCAAAACAGTAGCCGTTTCCCCTGGCACAACCACAGTGAAAATGGCCTCTCCAGTCATG GTCAGTAACCCAGCCACCCGGATGCTGAAAACTGCTGCAGCCCAGGTGGGCACAGCAACTGCGTCCTCTCCCACCACCACCAGACCCATCATCACTGTGCACAAGTCCGGTGCAGTCACAGTGGCACAGCAGGCCCAGGTGGTAACCACTGTGGTTGGAGGAGTCACCAAGACCATCACCTTGGTCAAGAGTCCCCTCACAATGGGCAGCAGTGGCACTCTG ATCTCCAACCTTGGCAAGATGATGTCTGTGGTACAAACCAAGCCAGTGCAGACATCAGCTGTCACAGGCCAGGCTTCCACTAACCCTCTCACACAGATCATACAG ACAAAGGGTCCCCTCCCAGCCGGCACCATCCTGAAGCTGGTGACCTCTGCAGATGGCAAGCCCACAACCATCATCACCACTTCCCAGGCAGGAGGCACAGGAAACAAGCCCACAATCCTCAACATCAGCGGTGTCTCTCCTACCACCACTAAGCAAGGCACCACCATCATAAAGACCATCCCCATGTCGGCCATCATGACACAGCCTGGAGCCACAG GTGTAACAAGCAGTGCAGGCATGAAAACGCCCATCACAATCCTTACCACAAAGGTGATGACCACTGGAACGcctggtaaaatcatcactgcagTGCCCAAACTTGCCACTGCCGCTGGCCAACAGGGACTGACGCAG GTGGTTTTGAAGGGTGCTCCAGGGCAGCCTGGCACTATTTTGCGCACTGTGCCCATGAGCACAGTCGGTGGTGTTCGACTTGTTACACCAGTGACGGTGTCTGCTGTTAAACCCACTGTCACCACTCTGGTTGTCAAGGGGACTACTG GTGTCACCACTCTTGGGACAGTCACTGGCACAGTCTCCTCAAGCCTGGCAGGAGGCACGGTGGACAGTTCCAATGCCTCTCTGGTCACCCCCATCACCACACTGGGAACCATTGCTACCCTGTCCAGCCAGGTCATCAGCCCAGCTGCCATAACTGTGTCAGCTGCTCAGACCAGCCTGACCTCTGCCTCCGCATTGCCCTCCTCTACCATGACAGTGCAG AACCAGCCCACCCAGGTGACTCTGATCACAACTCCCAGTGGTGTAGAAGCTCAACCAGTGCAGGATCTCCCAGTGTCCATCCTGGCTTCACCAACCTCCGAGCAGCCCAGCTCCACTGAGGCTGGAGCAGCTGGAGAAGGCTCTGGGACCGTCACCCTCGTCTGCTCTAACCCGCCCTGCGAGACCCATGAGACCGGAACCACCAACACAGCAACCACCTCTTCTGCCACCATGGGAGCAGAAAAGGTTTGCTCTAACCCGCCCTGCGAGACCCACGAGACCGGAACCACCAACACAGCCACCACCTCCTCTGCTACAATTAAAGCAGGACAAGTGTGCTCTAACCCGCCATGTGAGACCCATGAAACAGGCACCACCAACACAGCCACAACTGCATCATCAAACATGTCTACGCCGCGTGTGTGCTCCAATCCACCATGCGAGACCCATGAAACTGGGACAACTAACACAGCAACCACAGCATCGGCTAATATGGGAGGAGTCCAGCAGATTTGCTCCAACCCACCCTGTGAGACTCACGTGACCGGCACCACCAACACATCCACCCAGGCATCATCTAACATGAATGCAGGCCAAACGAACACCGTGCAGAGGGTTTGCTCCAACCCGCCCTGCGAAACACACGAGACAGGGACCACCAACACCCCGTCCACAGCCACCTCCAGCATGGGAGGTGACCAGACCAGCACAGCTACAGGCCAGGTCCAGAGGGTTTGCTCCAACCCGCCCTGTGAAACACATGAAACCGGGACCACCAACACAGCCACCACTGCCACCTGCAGCATGGAGACAGGCGAAGGCACAG CCCAGCAGACAGAGGAGGCAACAGAAGGTACCAGCAGCACAGAAGCGGCCTCCACCACTGCCGCAACTGGCATGGTTACCACCACCCAGGGCAGGGCCATCACAACTGTCACTCAGTCTACACCAGCTCCTGGACCCTCTGTACCT TCGATCTCATCAATCACAGAGAGCGTGAGTACTGCTGCCAGCTCCACAGAGGAACCGATGCAAACTGATGAGACGGCATCAGCAGAAGCTGCACCTGCAGTGGAGGGAGCCACCGCGATGGAGACGCAAGCAGAG GGAGAAGCAGCCACAGCTACAGCCTTGAATCTGCCCTCAGAGCTGATGTCTGAGGGTCAGGGTGCCACACTCATGGTGACAGGGCTGTCGGACGAGGAGCTGGCTGTTACTGCAGCGGCAGAGGCTGCTGCTCAGGCAGCAGCTACTGAAGAAGCCCAGGCTCTCGCTATCCAGGCTGTGCTCCAGGCAGCCCAGCAAGCCGTAATGA ATGAAGGTGATTCCACTGGAGAGAGCCAGCAACCCACCAACATCCCCATCATGTTGACCCAGCAGGAGCTCGCAGCACTGgtccaacagcagcagcagctgcagctgcaggaggcTCAGGCTGCTGCACAGCAGGCCAGCGTGGACACAAACTTGCCCACTGAAGGTCTCGCCCCTGCTGACAGCCTCAACGACCCTTCTGTCGAGAGCAACGGACACAATGAGATGGCTGCCGCAGTCACCAGTGCTGTGGCGTCACTGCTGCCACGCACCACTGCTGAGA CACTCGCTCCATCAAGCACATTTGCACCCTCTGTATCAGTGGCAAGTCCAGCcaagctgcaagcagcagccGCACTAGCAGAGGTCGCCAATGGGATTGAGGGAGAG AAGCAAGCCCCTCAGCCAACCCCCGTGAAGCCTGTTGTAAAAAAAGAGAACCAGTGGTTTGATGTTGGAATTGTTAAAGTGACAAATATGGTTGTCACACACTTCTATGTGCCAGGAGATGATTCTCAAGGAGAT gatGACTCTGGCATCATGCCAGACTACAGCCAGATGAAGAAAATGGAGCTGCAGCCTGGAACAGCTTACAAGTTCCGTGTTGCAGGAATCAACGCTTGTGGTCGCGGAGCTTTCTCCGAGATTTCTGCTTTCAAAACTTGCCTACCAGGCTTCCCAGGGGCACCCTGCGCCATCAAAATCAGCAAG AGCCCAGATGGTGCCCATCTGACCTGGGAGCCACCCTCAGTGACGTCGGGGAAGATAATCGAATACTCTGTGTACCTGGCTATCCAGAGCAACCAGACAGCTGAAGCCAAGGCCTCCACCCCGGCACAACTAGCCTTCATGCGTGTGTACTGTGGACCCAACCCCTCTTGCTTGGTGCAGTCGTCCAGCCTCTCCAACGCCCACATTGACTACACCACCAAGCCAGCCATCATCTTCCGCATCGCCGCCCGCAATGAGAAGGGCTACGGTCCCGCCACCCAAGTTCGATGGCTTCAAG AATCCGGCAAAGATGCTGCCTCTGCAAAACCGGCCCCCAAAAGACCAGGCACCTCTCCTGATAC TAAGGCTACTGGTCCAAAGAAAGCAAGGACGGACCAGTGA